The Borreliella andersonii genome has a segment encoding these proteins:
- a CDS encoding FAD-binding oxidoreductase — protein MHHEFAVIGGGIAGSTVAYELLKRNKKIILFDDEDTKATIVAGGLINPIMGRKMNIAWKEPHIFQFAKNYYQEIEKTIKSDFFMEKNIFRPFTTKNQKYELLDKLENDKNMTNFILKIQDGKIYNFSNDSNGGMIIKGARINTKIYIENIKKYLIKKQSYINKNIEENKIKLEESFFKIEDLKFEKLIFAKGYKEKLKGFFSYLPFEPAKGEIILLECKNLNFKEIYNRHVSLIHLKGNKFYLGGTYEWNTWNTLTNEWAKLELLEKFKKITNLKCKVIGQKAHIRPSTLDREPFLGEHPKYENIFILNGFGTRGISMAPYLSNLLVNNIEKIDKIPNHYHIKRYEKYYNTLDHS, from the coding sequence ATGCACCATGAATTTGCAGTTATCGGAGGAGGAATAGCAGGAAGCACCGTTGCTTACGAACTACTTAAAAGAAATAAAAAAATAATTCTTTTTGACGATGAAGATACAAAAGCAACAATAGTAGCAGGTGGGCTTATTAATCCTATTATGGGCAGAAAAATGAACATTGCCTGGAAAGAACCACATATTTTCCAATTTGCAAAAAATTACTATCAAGAAATTGAAAAAACTATTAAATCCGACTTTTTTATGGAAAAAAATATATTTAGACCCTTTACTACTAAAAATCAAAAATATGAACTACTTGATAAACTTGAAAATGATAAAAACATGACAAACTTTATTTTGAAAATACAAGATGGAAAAATTTACAATTTCTCAAACGACTCTAATGGCGGAATGATAATAAAAGGTGCTAGGATTAATACAAAAATCTATATAGAAAATATTAAAAAATATTTAATCAAAAAACAATCATATATAAACAAAAATATAGAGGAAAATAAAATTAAACTTGAAGAGAGTTTTTTCAAAATAGAAGATTTAAAATTTGAAAAATTAATATTTGCAAAAGGATATAAAGAAAAACTCAAAGGATTTTTTTCTTATCTCCCATTTGAGCCTGCAAAAGGCGAAATCATTTTATTAGAATGCAAAAATTTAAATTTTAAAGAGATTTATAATAGACACGTATCTTTAATTCACTTAAAAGGAAATAAATTTTACCTTGGGGGCACTTACGAATGGAACACTTGGAACACACTTACAAATGAATGGGCAAAACTAGAATTATTAGAAAAATTTAAAAAAATAACAAATCTAAAATGCAAAGTCATTGGTCAAAAAGCCCACATAAGACCTTCAACTCTTGACAGAGAACCTTTCTTGGGAGAACACCCTAAGTATGAAAATATCTTCATATTAAATGGCTTTGGAACAAGAGGTATATCAATGGCACCATACTTATCCAATTTACTAGTTAATAACATTGAAAAAATTGACAAAATTCCAAATCATTATCATATTAAAAGATATGAAAAATATTATAATACTTTGGATCATTCCTAA
- a CDS encoding ATP-binding protein, which yields MNNFFKKALTKLNKLSNEQKTKFIEQIYKKIEIYDGIFASINEGIIVLDKQNNIIYSNKILYQILALTSKSKIEILDDIQIPILINLIKELVRTEDKIIGLEVPISNSIYIKISFMPYVKEKKLEGNIILIEDIKEKKKKEELFRRVEALASFTRHARNIAHEIKNPLGAIDINLQLLKKEIEKQKMKNGKAENYFKVIKEEINRVDKIVTEFLLTVRPIKINLQEKDIKQVIGSVCELLNPGLESKNIKLLLNLNKISNILIDEKLLKQVIINIVKNAEEALLETKKEIKKIEIFLFEKDNKIHINIKDNGNGIKDEVKEEIFKPQFSTKEKGSGIGLTISYKIIKELGGEIFVESKESKGTIFTITLPKLNKKNILIEGY from the coding sequence ATGAATAATTTTTTCAAAAAAGCTTTAACAAAGCTAAACAAATTATCTAATGAACAGAAAACTAAATTTATTGAACAAATTTACAAAAAAATAGAAATATATGACGGAATATTTGCATCAATTAATGAAGGAATTATTGTGCTTGATAAACAAAACAACATAATCTACTCAAACAAGATTTTATACCAAATTTTAGCTTTAACATCTAAATCAAAAATAGAAATTCTTGATGACATTCAAATTCCAATCTTAATAAATTTAATAAAAGAACTAGTTAGAACAGAAGACAAAATAATAGGATTAGAAGTTCCAATCTCAAACAGCATATATATTAAAATTTCATTTATGCCTTATGTAAAAGAAAAAAAACTTGAAGGCAATATTATTTTAATCGAAGACATTAAAGAGAAAAAAAAGAAAGAAGAACTATTTAGAAGAGTTGAGGCTTTGGCCTCTTTTACAAGACATGCAAGAAATATTGCCCATGAAATCAAAAACCCACTTGGAGCAATCGATATAAATTTACAACTTCTAAAAAAAGAAATTGAAAAACAAAAAATGAAAAATGGTAAAGCTGAAAATTACTTTAAAGTAATAAAAGAAGAAATAAACAGAGTAGATAAAATAGTGACAGAATTTTTATTAACTGTCAGACCAATAAAAATCAATTTGCAAGAAAAAGACATTAAACAAGTAATAGGCAGTGTATGTGAATTGTTAAATCCCGGATTAGAAAGTAAAAACATAAAACTATTGCTTAATTTAAACAAAATAAGCAATATTCTTATTGATGAGAAACTTTTAAAACAAGTTATTATAAACATAGTTAAAAACGCAGAAGAAGCACTACTTGAAACAAAAAAAGAAATAAAAAAGATAGAAATTTTTCTATTCGAAAAAGATAATAAAATACATATCAACATAAAAGATAACGGAAACGGAATAAAAGATGAGGTAAAAGAAGAAATATTTAAACCTCAATTTAGCACAAAAGAAAAAGGAAGTGGAATAGGACTTACCATTTCTTATAAAATAATAAAAGAGCTTGGGGGTGAAATTTTTGTGGAAAGCAAAGAAAGCAAAGGCACTATTTTTACAATTACACTTCCTAAACTAAATAAAAAAAATATTTTAATCGAAGGGTATTGA
- a CDS encoding PfkB family carbohydrate kinase, which produces MKRILAMHDISSMGRTSLTICIPVISSFNMQVCPFVTAVLSASTAYKKFEIVDLTDHLEKFINIWKEQNENFDILYTGFLGSKKQQIAIEKIIKLIKFEKIVIDPVFADDGIIYPIFDNKIISGFRKIIKYANIITPNITELEMLSKSSQLNNKDDIIKAILNLDTKGIVVVTSVKKGDLLGNICYNPKSNEYSEFFLERLEQNFSGTGDLFTSLLIGYLEKFEIEKALEKTTKAIHLIIKDSIKENSLKKEGVRIENFLKNTF; this is translated from the coding sequence ATGAAAAGAATTTTAGCAATGCATGATATTTCAAGTATGGGAAGAACATCTCTTACAATATGTATACCAGTAATATCTTCGTTTAATATGCAAGTTTGTCCTTTTGTGACAGCCGTCCTTTCTGCTTCCACAGCTTATAAAAAATTTGAAATAGTGGATTTAACCGATCATCTAGAAAAATTTATCAATATATGGAAAGAGCAAAATGAAAACTTTGACATACTCTATACCGGATTTCTAGGAAGCAAAAAACAACAAATAGCAATAGAAAAAATAATTAAATTAATAAAATTTGAAAAAATTGTAATTGACCCTGTGTTTGCTGACGATGGAATAATTTACCCTATATTTGATAATAAAATAATTAGTGGATTTAGAAAAATCATAAAGTACGCAAACATAATAACACCCAATATCACAGAACTTGAAATGCTAAGCAAAAGCTCACAACTCAACAACAAAGATGATATTATAAAAGCAATATTAAATCTTGATACAAAAGGAATAGTAGTTGTTACAAGCGTCAAAAAAGGGGATCTTTTGGGAAACATTTGCTACAATCCTAAAAGCAACGAATACTCAGAATTTTTCTTAGAAAGATTAGAACAAAATTTCAGTGGAACAGGAGATTTATTTACTAGCTTGCTTATAGGTTACTTGGAAAAATTCGAAATAGAAAAGGCCTTAGAAAAAACAACAAAAGCTATTCACTTAATAATAAAAGATTCAATTAAAGAAAATTCTTTAAAAAAAGAAGGGGTTCGGATTGAAAATTTTTTAAAAAATACATTTTGA
- a CDS encoding nucleoside triphosphate pyrophosphohydrolase family protein, whose amino-acid sequence MELNEYQKRAKNTAIYKNKKEELILTTLGLAGETGEVVEKIKKLGRDKNYIIDDEYLISIKKELGDVLWYLSSLSNNLGITLEDVALTNLKKIQKRHENGTIHGEGDDR is encoded by the coding sequence ATGGAGCTAAACGAATACCAAAAAAGAGCAAAAAATACTGCTATATATAAAAATAAAAAAGAAGAATTAATTTTAACAACACTTGGCCTTGCTGGTGAAACTGGAGAAGTTGTTGAAAAAATAAAAAAACTGGGAAGAGACAAAAATTACATTATTGATGATGAGTATTTAATATCAATTAAAAAAGAGCTTGGAGACGTATTATGGTACTTGTCAAGCTTAAGCAATAATTTGGGCATTACACTTGAAGACGTTGCTCTTACAAACTTAAAAAAAATACAAAAACGACATGAAAATGGAACAATACATGGTGAAGGTGATGACAGGTAA
- a CDS encoding ATP-dependent Clp protease proteolytic subunit, whose translation MTGKEDNDACAIHDKSLKLVLKSRSIVIAGEITKDVSRLFQEKILLLETLDFKKPIFVYIDSEGGDIDAGFAIFNMIRFVKPKVFTVGVGLVASAAALIFLAAKLENRFSLPFARYLLHQPLSGFKGVATDIEIYTNELNKVKKELNNIISKETGQKISKIEKDIDRDFWLDSSAAKKYGLVFEVVETKYQLEEFISA comes from the coding sequence ATGACTGGGAAAGAAGATAATGATGCTTGTGCAATACATGATAAATCATTGAAATTGGTTTTAAAGAGCAGATCAATAGTTATTGCTGGCGAGATTACTAAGGATGTTTCTAGGCTTTTTCAGGAAAAAATATTATTGTTAGAGACTTTAGATTTTAAAAAGCCTATATTTGTGTATATTGACTCAGAAGGAGGCGATATTGATGCTGGATTTGCTATTTTTAATATGATTCGTTTTGTTAAGCCTAAAGTTTTTACAGTTGGAGTAGGGCTTGTTGCTAGTGCTGCTGCTTTAATTTTTTTGGCTGCAAAATTAGAAAATAGATTTTCATTGCCTTTTGCCAGGTATTTATTACATCAACCCTTGAGTGGATTTAAAGGAGTTGCTACAGATATTGAGATTTACACTAATGAGTTAAATAAAGTTAAAAAAGAACTTAATAATATTATTTCAAAAGAAACGGGTCAAAAAATTTCTAAAATAGAAAAGGATATTGATAGAGATTTTTGGTTAGACAGTAGTGCTGCGAAAAAGTATGGACTTGTATTTGAAGTTGTTGAAACAAAGTATCAACTTGAAGAGTTTATTTCCGCTTAG
- the murG gene encoding undecaprenyldiphospho-muramoylpentapeptide beta-N-acetylglucosaminyltransferase: MSNKKIIFFTGGGTGGHVFPGISIIQALKEFDNEIEFFWIGKKNSIEEKLIKEQNNIKFISIPCGKLRRYFSLQNFTDFFKVILGIIKSFYILQKYKPQIIYATGGFVSTPTIIASSLLKIKRITHEMDLDPGLATKINSKFANKIHISFKESEKYFKNHKTIVYTGSPIRREFLNPNPKTIKQLTQHTSKPIVSILGGSLGANALNNLALCIKQDIEIYFIHQSGKNLNDLRENNYLRRQFFNAEEMASIVKFSNIIISRAGAGAIKEFANASACVILIPFKKGSRGDQIKNAKLLKNQNACIYIDEDEIVNTNILKIIKETLKDREKISSLKENIKKFNNKHSSTLIAKLLIKDIKETKSK; this comes from the coding sequence ATGTCAAATAAAAAAATAATATTTTTTACAGGAGGGGGAACTGGAGGTCACGTATTTCCAGGAATATCCATAATACAAGCATTAAAAGAATTTGACAATGAAATTGAATTTTTTTGGATAGGTAAAAAAAATTCCATAGAAGAAAAATTAATAAAAGAACAAAATAACATTAAATTTATTTCGATTCCGTGCGGAAAACTTAGGCGCTATTTTTCTCTTCAAAACTTTACTGACTTTTTTAAAGTAATACTTGGAATAATAAAAAGCTTCTACATTTTACAAAAATATAAACCTCAAATTATTTATGCAACTGGGGGATTTGTTTCAACTCCTACAATTATTGCATCTAGTTTGCTAAAAATAAAAAGAATAACCCACGAAATGGATCTAGACCCTGGACTTGCAACAAAAATTAACTCTAAATTTGCAAATAAAATACACATAAGCTTTAAAGAAAGTGAAAAATACTTCAAAAACCACAAAACCATTGTCTACACAGGATCTCCCATAAGAAGAGAATTTTTAAATCCAAACCCCAAAACCATTAAACAATTGACACAACACACTAGCAAACCAATTGTTAGCATACTTGGGGGATCTCTTGGAGCTAATGCTTTAAACAACCTTGCGCTCTGTATTAAACAGGATATTGAAATCTACTTCATCCATCAATCGGGAAAAAACTTAAATGATCTTAGAGAAAACAATTACCTGAGAAGACAATTTTTTAACGCAGAAGAAATGGCAAGCATAGTTAAATTTTCCAATATAATAATAAGCAGAGCTGGAGCTGGAGCAATAAAAGAATTTGCAAATGCTAGTGCATGTGTAATTTTGATTCCATTTAAAAAAGGCTCTAGAGGAGATCAAATTAAAAATGCAAAACTACTAAAAAATCAAAATGCTTGCATTTATATAGATGAAGATGAAATTGTAAATACAAATATTTTAAAAATTATAAAAGAAACTTTAAAAGATAGAGAAAAAATCAGCTCTCTCAAAGAGAATATCAAAAAATTCAACAACAAGCATTCTTCAACTTTAATAGCTAAATTGCTAATAAAAGATATTAAGGAGACAAAATCTAAATGA
- a CDS encoding CvpA family protein: MITNDPVKITGIVDILIIIVFTSLGFRGFLRGFIKEISGFAEVFVLILLLYKKTEEFRKLVEPIVELSYIQALLVFFLLIHIGFLILQSLIESIISQLKLLFFNRILGLVLGLLEAFGIIAIVVYIIHSQQIFKPEYFLKESKLLDYLNPGINYLFKISKTK; this comes from the coding sequence ATGATAACAAACGATCCTGTAAAAATAACAGGAATAGTAGACATACTAATAATAATAGTTTTTACATCTTTAGGATTTAGAGGGTTTTTAAGAGGATTTATTAAAGAAATTAGTGGATTTGCTGAAGTTTTTGTTTTAATACTACTGCTTTATAAAAAAACTGAAGAGTTTAGAAAACTGGTTGAACCTATTGTTGAACTATCCTACATTCAAGCACTACTTGTATTTTTTTTGCTCATACATATAGGATTTTTAATCCTACAATCATTAATAGAATCAATAATAAGTCAGCTTAAATTATTATTTTTCAACAGAATATTAGGCTTGGTGCTTGGTTTACTTGAAGCTTTTGGAATAATTGCAATCGTGGTTTACATAATACACTCACAACAAATATTTAAACCTGAATATTTCCTAAAAGAAAGCAAACTGCTTGATTATTTAAATCCTGGAATAAACTATCTATTTAAAATTTCAAAAACAAAATAA
- a CDS encoding M23 family metallopeptidase yields MNKTFLLFKVVFFFFKIICVFSYPEIKNFSRKDPIFSDLKIKVLKYNKKQHIPLFFYLYKVKKRDTFFKIANKINGWQSGIATVNLLDSPVVSVGQEILIPSKKGVFVFDSKDYRFNNLLLATRDLTKAEKVKVKRNDRVYEFYFFDFVKNPDFGLFSGTELLFFLNSSFIFPLKKFIVSSDFGFRNDPFTGNKSFHTGIDLAAPMNTEVYSSSSGIVIEAGYNDLYGNFVVVGHKNNIKSLYGHLNSYSVKIGDFVKSGELLGRVGQTGRSTGPHLHFEILKKNVPINPLRVLK; encoded by the coding sequence ATGAATAAAACTTTTTTGTTATTTAAAGTAGTTTTCTTTTTTTTTAAAATAATTTGTGTTTTTTCTTATCCAGAAATAAAAAATTTCTCAAGAAAAGATCCTATTTTTTCTGATCTTAAAATTAAAGTTTTAAAATATAATAAAAAACAGCATATTCCCTTATTTTTTTATTTATATAAAGTTAAAAAAAGAGATACTTTTTTTAAAATTGCTAACAAAATAAACGGATGGCAGTCTGGCATTGCTACTGTTAATTTATTAGATTCTCCTGTTGTGAGTGTTGGGCAAGAGATTCTTATTCCTAGTAAAAAAGGAGTTTTTGTTTTTGATAGTAAAGATTATAGGTTTAATAATTTGCTTTTAGCAACAAGGGATCTTACTAAAGCTGAAAAGGTAAAAGTTAAAAGGAACGATAGAGTTTATGAATTTTATTTTTTTGATTTTGTTAAGAATCCAGATTTTGGACTTTTTTCTGGCACAGAGTTACTTTTTTTCTTAAATTCTAGTTTTATTTTTCCTTTAAAAAAATTTATTGTTAGTTCTGATTTTGGATTTAGAAATGATCCTTTCACTGGCAATAAAAGTTTTCATACGGGAATAGATCTTGCAGCTCCAATGAATACGGAAGTGTATTCCTCTTCTTCGGGAATAGTCATTGAAGCTGGATACAATGATCTTTATGGCAATTTTGTTGTAGTTGGTCACAAAAATAATATTAAATCTCTTTATGGGCATTTAAATTCATATTCTGTAAAGATAGGGGATTTTGTTAAATCGGGTGAATTGCTTGGAAGAGTGGGGCAAACGGGGCGTTCAACAGGGCCCCATTTGCACTTTGAAATATTAAAAAAAAATGTTCCCATTAACCCTTTAAGGGTTTTAAAGTAA
- a CDS encoding DUF368 domain-containing protein yields MLNIYIKGILLGIANIIPGVSGGTLALILKVYYKIIDSISGILKLTEIKKNLIFLTILATGMLTSILLTAKIFKAYVFNNGIIEALLIAFFIGLAFGNILTLNTEIPIKEINNNTKILNNLLFFIGMAIIALFLIIKESNMQLQSTIPKDKNSIKYHLLLISSGTISGASMILPGISGSAMLLLLGFYKEIILIVSEFNITLITIFATAATIGIITSILIIKKIIDNHLNNFIYLSKGLIFGSILQMILIILKLNFKISFTSFTSLGASFMMGIFINKKLAEKYK; encoded by the coding sequence ATGCTTAATATTTATATCAAAGGAATTTTACTTGGAATTGCAAACATAATCCCAGGAGTTTCTGGGGGAACACTGGCTTTAATATTAAAAGTTTATTATAAAATAATAGACTCTATCTCAGGAATCTTAAAACTCACAGAAATCAAAAAAAATTTAATATTTTTGACTATTTTAGCAACAGGAATGCTAACCTCAATATTATTAACTGCAAAAATATTTAAAGCTTATGTTTTTAACAATGGAATAATAGAGGCACTGTTAATAGCATTTTTCATAGGGTTAGCATTTGGGAATATACTAACACTAAACACAGAAATACCCATAAAAGAAATAAATAATAATACAAAAATATTAAACAATTTATTGTTTTTTATTGGCATGGCCATTATTGCACTCTTCTTAATAATTAAAGAATCTAATATGCAATTGCAGAGTACAATACCTAAAGACAAAAATTCAATAAAATATCACTTATTATTGATATCCTCTGGAACAATAAGCGGAGCATCAATGATCTTGCCAGGAATCTCAGGATCTGCAATGCTTTTGCTACTTGGCTTTTATAAAGAAATAATACTTATTGTGTCTGAATTTAACATTACTCTTATTACAATATTTGCAACAGCTGCAACAATAGGAATAATTACATCAATATTGATAATAAAGAAAATAATAGATAATCACTTAAATAATTTTATTTATCTATCAAAAGGCTTGATTTTTGGATCAATTCTACAAATGATATTAATTATATTAAAATTGAACTTTAAAATCAGCTTTACATCTTTTACATCTTTAGGAGCATCATTTATGATGGGAATTTTTATAAACAAGAAATTGGCTGAGAAATATAAATAA
- a CDS encoding sigma-54 dependent transcriptional regulator, producing MSKILVADDEKNIREGIATYLEDEGYFVFTASDGEEALETIENEHLDVIISDLRMPQISGEKLLKIVKEKNLGIPFIILTAHGTVDSAVDAMREGAYDFLTKPLDLERLLLIIKRSLNKKGNNNDENANLENILIRKDLKYYEKIMGKSLLIQKIFELVIKIAKSNASVLITGESGVGKEIIADAIFDLSNRNDKPFIKVNCAALSESILESELFGHEKGAFTGAISKKKGRFELANRGTIFLDEIAEISPEIQVKLLRVLQNKAFERVGGEATIKVDIRLLAATNKNIEEEIKKGKFREDLFYRLNIININIPPLRERKDDISYLTNILIKDVAKANNREEKTLSNDAMKALYYYDWPGNIRELKNVLESALILSKGKQITKEDLPAKIKNNENLTFKITLPIGISLKKAEKEIIKQTLFHFKNNKSKCAEILKIGRKTLHNKIIEYQIDQ from the coding sequence ATGAGTAAAATACTTGTAGCCGATGATGAAAAGAATATTAGAGAAGGAATTGCCACTTATCTTGAGGATGAAGGATACTTTGTTTTCACTGCTAGTGACGGAGAAGAAGCTCTTGAAACAATTGAAAATGAACATCTTGATGTAATAATATCTGACCTGAGAATGCCTCAAATATCTGGAGAAAAATTGCTCAAAATAGTTAAAGAAAAAAACTTAGGAATACCTTTTATTATTCTAACAGCCCACGGAACAGTTGATTCTGCTGTAGATGCTATGAGAGAAGGCGCTTACGATTTTTTAACAAAACCATTAGACCTTGAAAGGCTTTTGCTAATAATAAAAAGGTCTCTAAATAAAAAAGGAAATAACAATGATGAAAATGCTAATTTAGAAAATATACTAATAAGAAAAGATCTAAAATACTATGAAAAAATCATGGGAAAATCACTATTAATACAAAAAATTTTTGAACTTGTAATAAAAATAGCAAAATCAAATGCATCTGTTCTTATAACAGGCGAAAGCGGTGTCGGTAAAGAAATAATAGCAGATGCTATTTTTGACCTTTCAAACAGAAATGACAAACCATTTATAAAAGTAAATTGCGCGGCACTTTCTGAAAGCATCCTTGAAAGTGAACTTTTTGGGCATGAAAAAGGTGCATTCACTGGAGCAATTTCCAAAAAAAAAGGCAGATTTGAACTTGCAAACAGGGGCACAATTTTTCTTGATGAGATAGCAGAAATTTCACCTGAAATTCAAGTCAAACTTTTAAGAGTACTGCAAAACAAAGCCTTTGAACGTGTTGGGGGAGAGGCTACAATTAAAGTTGATATCAGGCTTTTGGCCGCAACAAATAAAAACATTGAAGAGGAAATTAAAAAGGGAAAATTTAGAGAAGATTTATTTTATAGATTAAACATCATTAATATAAACATCCCGCCTTTAAGAGAAAGAAAAGATGATATATCCTATCTAACAAACATACTAATAAAAGACGTCGCAAAGGCAAACAATAGAGAAGAAAAAACTCTTTCTAATGATGCAATGAAAGCTCTCTATTATTACGATTGGCCAGGAAATATTAGAGAATTAAAAAATGTACTTGAAAGCGCATTAATATTATCAAAAGGTAAACAAATCACTAAAGAAGATTTACCAGCAAAAATAAAAAATAATGAAAATCTTACATTTAAAATAACACTACCAATAGGAATTAGCCTAAAAAAGGCTGAAAAAGAAATAATAAAACAAACACTTTTTCATTTTAAAAATAACAAGAGCAAATGCGCCGAAATACTAAAAATAGGAAGAAAAACTTTACACAATAAAATAATCGAATATCAGATTGATCAATAA